A genomic stretch from Candidatus Rokuibacteriota bacterium includes:
- a CDS encoding VOC family protein → MDRLFEPLGVDHVVLRVRNQDASQRFYCEQLGATLDHVNPKLSLIHLRFGEAYIDLLPLDPAVPSPTPEAGMDHVCLSIRCDDLGKVVDALRTRGVNVEGEIVE, encoded by the coding sequence ATGGACAGGCTCTTCGAGCCCCTCGGCGTCGATCACGTGGTCCTCCGCGTCAGGAACCAGGACGCGTCCCAGCGCTTCTACTGCGAGCAGCTCGGCGCCACCCTCGATCACGTCAACCCGAAGCTCTCGCTGATCCACCTCCGTTTTGGCGAAGCCTACATCGACCTCCTTCCCCTCGATCCCGCGGTGCCGTCTCCGACCCCGGAGGCGGGGATGGACCACGTCTGCCTCTCGATCCGCTGCGACGATCTGGGGAAGGTGGTGGACGCCCTCCGTACCCGCGGCGTCAACGTGGAAGGCGAGATCGTCGAG